DNA from Corvus moneduloides isolate bCorMon1 chromosome 8, bCorMon1.pri, whole genome shotgun sequence:
TGTATTTTCAAGGGAAATTTAAACACATCAAAACAATCTCCATGTAAATATTTCAAGACAACAAATAATCCGGCATAAATCAATCTGaagttttaacatttttcatcaATTTTGGtattattcttaatttttttcttcaaatctcAACTAtggcatgtgtgtgtgtgcatgtaccTAGGAGTAGgcatttcttgttttgtttctttttttaactaaagCACAAAACACACTGTATAAATAACTTCCCTTTTTAAAGTTATCTAGAACAAGATTTACAGTACAAAGTTATAGGCACTTAAATTATCAAATAGATTCAATGGTTCCAATACTGTGTGTTCAATCTTCAGATGATTCATGCTTTGAAGCTTCAGCTTGAGTCATGGTACTATTTTCTAACTTCCAAGTAGAAGTGCCAAAGGAGTTATAAATCAATAATTCTGCCTTGAGTAACCTCATGGAGGGTTCTGGCTTGTCACCAACTTGTGTGGGTCAGTGGTGAAAATGGGGGAACTTCAGTTTCTTGTGCAGGTTACACAGTTGGCACAATAAAACCAAGTTTTGCAATTCCGCTAGTTTACTGTATATCTTCATGAATTAATTTCAATGCCATTCCTCCCAAACTTATAGAACTTAAAACACCCACTGATTTACCTTGTCTCAAATCTTCACTTCCACTAAGTGGCCCACAGATGTGGCCTCCTGTGTCTACATCAGAGCAACCCAGCTCCAAATCTTCTGCATGCTGTGTCTGATCTTCAACAGTTCACGTACTCAGTTCTCCTGGTCTTGACCTTTATTGCATTCTCTAATCTTCAGAGCAGTCAGAgcttcctgccttccctcttCTGTAAACCAGACCTGTTCTCAAGCCTTGCAAAACTCACCTTCTGCCTAGTTTTGTCAAATGATGAAAGAGCACATTGCTACAGCTGACAAATCCCCTCCTTTGTGGAAAGAAGTTCAGAGCATGACAGACACCTATCAAGTGAGTCCCAAAACAGCAGGAAGGCAAAACACATTGTCATTGGTCTTTCTGCTAAGATGTAAAGCATTTTATGGCAAAAATGCTGGTTGCATGTGGCACTGTGAAAAAATATGACAAATTTCAGAGATCCAGTTATGGAGCTCTTTCTAGACTGCAAGTGAGATGACCAAGGCAGCCTACAACTCTAGAAGAGATTGTTTCAAGCTCCTTACAGATTTAGGTAGGCATTCCTTAATTGATCAATGGTTCACATTTTTGCAGTTCTCCTCatgaccaaaacaaaaccagcaaaaaaattaaaactgagatTTCTGAAGATAACTTAATGGCAAAAGATTCTGTAGCAAATCTCTGATTGTGGAGCCACAAAATGCATGGAGCCCTGACCATAAAACTTTGTTCATTTAAATGGTTTCTTATATATTCcaaatgacagcaaaataaTCCTGGCACACACATAAAGGCATAAAGAACTGTTAAACGGAGTAGTATCACAAACAGATTCATAACCTACAGGCTGTTTCACCAGAACTTGGTACGGACTGACTAGGTTTTATCAGgtagaaggcaaaaaaaaaaaaaaaaagcttatatTCTCCATCTCTGTTGAATCCATATAGCTTGTTAGGCTTTCACAGAAAGCACTGTAATCTGAACATTCAATTCAGTACCCAGAGTTTTACTGGAGACTCACTAAGTATGATAGAAGTCTCAATGCAgctcaaaccaaaacaaaatgtgtattttctcaAGGCTGTCCATATATGTAGCACGTAGTGTGTAGAGGCTCTCAGTATCACGGTCTATGAAGTACTGAAAGATTTAATTAGCAGCCTGTAGAAGTGTGCTGAGAAAATATACTGAATCTCagttatttcctcttttctatttctatctTCCTCACCCACATTTGAGTGAAAAGATCTAGGGAGTCCAGCTTTGCTCTCCAAAGTCAATTTCCTATGTCAAATCTTTACGTCTTGTGATTCCACCATCTTGGCAAGTGTCTTCTTGATCCTCAAGGCAGTGAGCCTTGAGGCAGGATTATGAGCCCAGCACTCAGACATCAACTTCAATATTGCTCTTAAacactgcaaaaggaaaagcaaaggaacaCTATTGTAACAACTGCTACATCCAAAGTGTATAGTTTTGGTTCACTGTTAAGCTCAAATTATAGAACTTTCAAGTCCAAAAATGTGCAACTTCcaaattttctgcagaattGTTGGTAGAAAACTATTAAAGAGATctactgaaggaaaaaaccccaaacccaatATCCACATGCCAATCCTCGTCTTCCCTCCCTCTCACTGCCTAGTATTACAGTAGCTGCATCTAATGAAAGTGTAGATTTAGTTTCCCAATGATGCATTACTAGATATTCTCAGTATAACTCATGAACAGTGGTACAAATATGGTAGCAATAAACGGAAAAATTTCCATGTGTATGACAGGAAACCATAGCAAATTCCTTCAGGGAAAACGAAGGTGTGGCAACAGTTCAACAGTCAGCAgtccacaaaagaaaaaaaaaaaaaaaaaggagaaaactcGGAATTCATAGAGGAAGTCAAGGACTCTGTGAAGAATGGATATGGCATATTTAATTTGCTATGTGAAATAGTTATGTCTTATTTACTGTGTTCAAGCTGTGGCCCTTTAAAAACACAtctaaatgaaaatactttagTTACATCACAGATTGTACTGGGATGTaacagtaaaaaaggaaaaaaggaaaggggaaatcCACAAAGGAACTGCTTCACCTTTCATGAAATATCTTATGCCACAAACCAATAAGCTATATACATGAAGACTAATAAAGCcaataaaaaattcttttaagttttaGCTCCAATTAAAACTCTGAATATATTCCACTATCTAAAATAGATGATCTCAAGTAGAGCAGTATTCATACACTTGGATGCTGATTAAGGGTATCTTCCCCTCAGACCACTGaaaagatacattaaaaaatacagtattttgaaTCGATCTCAATCATGTCTTTCTCCTATTATTGCTGTGAGGTTTTCAAAGTACCAGAATATCTGAATGCAGTCCCTACTTCACAACATTTTAGTATTTATTAAACTAAAATACCCTCCTATATTAATGAACAAACTGAAGTAAATTTTCCTCTCTGCACACTCACTTCATCACTGTTCCATCTGTTCGATACCACTGGGCGTAGGCGTTTGACACACACCACTTCTCTCATGTCCTCATAGGATGGATCATTTGGCACCATGTCATAATATGGCAACTGATACTCTTCAACAATACCTGGAGATAATTGTGAAAGATTAAgaacaattaaaagaaataaatctatATATCTACTCTAGGATTTCCTTAGCCAGGAacaaaaattaactttgtgccaAGTTAAGCTCACCACACTGTTTTACTGtgtaaaaatctaaaaatttcACTACAACAATCATAAAAGCTCCAATATTATGATTATTAACTTTAGTAGCTACAATAATTCCTTGTAGTGCCTTTGATTTTGATACCAAATGCTGAATTTGGCTTTTTCTAATCCACTACATGCTACAAAGAAGCACACAGAAATGTAAGATGGAAGAAGAATACAGGTGAAGATGTATAAGGATacaaaagaagagcaaaagaaaagccaggatGAGTCACAAAAATATGTGTCAGACTATTACTACTGCTTTTAAAGAATACAAGCCTGATCATACAGCAAGCTAATTATATTATTTCCTGGTGAAGCATTGCTAAAGTGAAGGAAGGGCCTGGTAGATTTTATACAGAATATTTAGAAGTTTACCTCCTGTGACACAGCGCCGAGCCATTTCCCAAATGATCAGCCCAAAACTGTAGATGTCAGCCATGATGTATGGCTGGAAATGGTTTTTATTCAGGCTCTCATCCAGGACCTCCGGAGCCATGTAACGTTTTGTTCCCACTCTCGTGTTCAAGGGAACGTCAACTTCATTTGTGTCACTATATGAAAACATTAGGAAGCTACTGAATTGTGGACTATTACAAGGTATGAAATACTGTATGGCACAATCACTAAAAAACCAATTCTCTGTCCCTGTAGAACTTAAaccaataaaagaaaaagtatttaataaTACCATTACAATATCACATCTTCGATTATGTTTCAACTGCCTATATGCTGTTCAAATTTCCTATGAAAGAACTTATATGATTGCCATAACTACAAAAGGCtagttttgaataaaaaattagTCTCCATTTCCTCTACAAAACTGTTATTTTCCCtaagaagaatattttcattgtttcttaACAACCAATTTTCATCATGACGTCTACCAGCATTTGAGAACATTTTACtctcaaaactaaaaaaaaaaaaaaatgaaagcatgcaACCAAATGATTCCATCTTCCTTTTAACCTGGGTATCTGAtgccaaataaataaataaataaaattacaataatGTTTTCCCATTAGAGAGGATTTCTTACCTGTTGAACTTGACTGCAAGACCCAAGTCTGCAATGCAGCAGGTTCCGTTTTTCTTTATCAAGATGTTTTTACTCTTCAGGTCCCTGTGTGCAATCGCAGGCTTGCCTTGTGTCCCGTAGATTTCCGTGTGCAGGTGGCACAGGCCACACGCAGCAGAATAGGCCAGTTTGAGCAGAGCCCTGTTGTCCAGGGTAGTGCATTTCAGAAAATCATACAATGATCCGTTTTCATGATAATCCGTGATCAAGTAAAGCTGTGTCCAGGAGCCAGTGCCTTTAATATCTGCTGCTATGAAACCTATGGAATGTATAAACCAAGTTACTATTTATTTGCACATACATTTTTTATGCAGTAAATTTAGTAATAATTCCTACAGATATAATGTCTTGGACTGTATCAGAAGATATGTGGTCCCCTTATGAAAACTAATCATGTAGAATCTAGCTCTGATTCTATTTAATGTACATGAGGTTACCAGTCCAGCCTTCCAGCAAAGAGACTGCAGACACGTTTCCAACCAAGATTCTATCCTTCCAATAGCATTTTATTAGCACACATTAAGGGAAACCCATCTGGTTATTCCACAGAAGCTGCCTTAGACCCCTCAAGCCATCCATTaagagctcctgctcctccacccTCATGCCACCCCTCCAGTAGCCAAGCAGCGTTCTCCTGCCTTACCAAGGATGTTTTCATGTCGCATGAGGACAGTTTGGTAAATCTCTGTTTCTCGGAACCAGCTGGCTTCTTCTGTGGTGAAAAACACTTTGACAGCCACTTTTTCACCCCTCCATTTGCCCATCCACACTTCACCATACCGTCCTTTTCCAACTTGCCTCACCATCTGAATTTGTTTGGCAATAGTGCGCTGAACctaaggaagacaaaaaaataattaggaaaaaaaaagaaaaagaaataagaaggTATAAGGTGGAGGAGGGAACAGCAGTTAACCAAAAGTACTTGGCCAGGCTACTTATCAAATTTGGATTGTTATAATTTTGATCCCATTGTAAAATTTGTTCCATGGAATTTTTCACTATTTCAATTTTGGACTCATTATTGCTGCCTCCAAGGTATAAAAATAACCCCAGAAGATTTAAGTTAGCACATCTTCTAATTGAAGGGTATGttctcttgcattttatttctgatttataAATAGTCATCTGTCTCACTGGCTAATTTTTATGCAAGTATTATATAGGatggtgaaagaaaaaactatGAACAACtatcacaaaatggtttggattggtaaggaccttaaagatcatctacttcccccctgccatgggtaggaACACTTTCCACCAaaacaggttgctcaaagccgCATCCagactggccttgaacactgccacggatggggcatccacagctctgtgagcaacctgttccagtgcctcaacaCCCTCAGTCAAGAATTGCTTCCTATCTAAACCTACTATTGCatcccatctaaacctactctcagtttaaagccatttccccttgtcctatctctctacatgcccttgtaagaAGTCCCTTTCTggctttcttgtaggcccccttgggtactggaaggctgctctgaAGTCTCCCTGTACACTTCTATCagtcaataaaaacaaaatctattttaatgGTCAATGgaaactaagaaaataaaatctctgagTTCACTCAATTTGATACTTGTATTAGccatttcttgcatttttatcTTAATGGCTGAAGGctctaagttttctttaaattttgctGACACCAACAGATTCTGTAACATACTCAATTGCGCACTTCATTTTAATTACGTGAAGATTGGCTTTAAACTTGTTCACTTTGTACTTCATCTTTCATCATAATGGCATATAAAATAATGAGCATTTTGTATGAGCAAACTGCTTTGTTCTAGGCATTAGATACAAACCAAACTTTGTACGTGATGGAGAGAAATCCAGTGAAGAAAAATCTTAGTTTATGATTTACCAACAGTGGCAGTCCTGATCCACTCCCAGAACTCTGTGACTGGTCAATAAGGTCTTTTAATGACTCCCCAGCTGGAATAAATGCTTCATCTTGTTCCAGGTCACGATTGTAACAGTGCCTCTTTGCCATTGACTTACAGTAATGCCTGCAAAAGTAACAGAAGTTAAGCTGAACTccaaaacacttaaaatatgTAGCAAACTGATCTAGGAGAAGAGCTATTTAAATATAGAAgttttctcaaaagaaaaaagagaatcaGATTTTActgtatcttttttcttttcctgaaatttaaCTTCCATAGCTTTTTAATGTTAAGAAGCTGTTGTAATGCATGTACGGGTCTGTCAGTTTATTATGAGTTACATGGAAATCCAGCATTTTTAATACTCAGCTCTCAGCCAGTGTTACCAGCACAACATGGCTGATTTTGGTTTAAATGAACAGACAGAACCTCGAACCACGGCAGCTGAGGCTGACACAAGCAGCTTTCCTTGGAAACCTTTCCTGCTAGAACAGTGACCActccagcacagggctgtggctgACAGAAGCACCTGAATGAACTGCCATAGTTCAGCTGGACAATTACTTAGTTTTGAAACACAgcagataaaagaaaatctcagaaGCAGGTGAAATTTAACTGTTGAAAGTGACTGAACACCCAAAGGCACAAAAAGCATGAAGATATTCCTGTTTACCAGCTGCTATAGCATCAAAGTTCTGTGTAGCTTACAAAACTGTAAATACTTTATAGCCAGGGAAAAGGACCAAATTCAGTTAAATTCTCTGCCATGAACATTTCATTTTACCTAGTGATGGAAACTGCTACccacagaaatgtgaaattaaattacaaCTGTTTCTAATCTACATATGATTAACTGTGAACATTTGCAAAGTAACTGTTCTGTTTACACAgatttgcaaaattaaaaatgttgcCAATAAAGAAAGTGCTTTCTTACTTGTAACAAAAGCAGCTAAATAAGATGACCATGACAATTATGCAGACTGCCATAGAAATCAACACTGCCATCCAACGAATGCTGCCATCAAAAAGTCCATCtatttgacaaaaaaaagaaagaaaaaaatagaaagaaaaaaaggagagtttcCAAAGTCTATTAATTAAACATATACTGTAAACAGTTTATTTAGGTATGTTTTCATATACCGTGTATTGAAGTAAGTATTTatataagaaaagcaaagataaatTCATTTGGATGATGAtaacggaaaaaaaaaaaaaaaaggattttggagttgtttgttttggttgacTCTTGCTGGttagaaatagaaattaagGATTTAGAGCAGTAAGATTCTGAGAAGGTATAAAGCAACAGTTAAACCAGTATGACTTGCCTAGCAATGAATGAGTAAGCTCATGAAAACAAACTATTTTCACTGGGaacaacagaaagaagagaatgAGTTTGCAATAAAGAGGTGTTAACAAGGTCAGAATACTTCTTTTATGATGGCATTCATAATAgtaaaagcacagcagagattaagaaaaacattttaaaaagagatcaGACTGTGGAAACTGAATAAAAACAGATCAAAATATCACATGTAGATGAAGATATGAGCACActaaaaacaagaataaaaataccATGAGTGACTGATGGAGGAAAAGATTAACTTGAAagtggcaaaaaaagaaaaactgaaaacagaaaatgaagtgtaGTACAGAGCTTCATACAAAAATTACTTcataagggaaaaaacagaTCTGTGCAATACTGTAATCATATTTTCTCCTTACTTCCACTGTTGATCAGGAAAACCAGAACCTACACAGCATTTCTTAGTAGCAGTGTGAACATACAGGAGGTGTTTACCTGTACTATCAAGAGGTGGTAATGTTGGTTGCAAATCCTGATTGCAGAAATCCGTACGACAGCACTCAATCGTTCGACGTAACTGTGCTTTAGGCGAGTCCTGTTGAAGGAGAATTGGATACACATTTGGATTTTGAAGCTAAaatggggacagggcaggggatgCTACAGCTACAACATAGCACAGACAAAAGTGTAAGCTATTTTATTTAGAAGGCACTTCAACCACACCATTTAATGTATGAGATCACTCTGCAGTGGCAGACAGACATCATCTAATCTCTGAGTGCCTACATTTGatcttgcatttttttatatttcatgaAAAGCATTTCATTGAACGTTTTTTACTTGTTGAACAGAAATAGATGATTTTTACTTAAGTTGCTATTTCATACATGGGAAAGGTCTTGAGCTTAGTCAAAACCAGTTAAATCATATGTTAAATAAATACTGCTCTTAagacaaaaaacccaatttCTTTAGAAGGTTTTCTCTTATACTCATCATAGCAGCACTATTTGCTTTAGAAACATCTTCAGAATGCCATAT
Protein-coding regions in this window:
- the BMPR1A gene encoding bone morphogenetic protein receptor type-1A; its protein translation is MTRLRVHEQLLGAYLLIILHVQGQKLDSMLHGTGMKTNSDQKKQANGVTLAPEDTLPFLKCYCSGHCPDDAINNTCITNGHCFAIIEEDEHGEPTLASGCMKYEGSDFQCKDSPKAQLRRTIECCRTDFCNQDLQPTLPPLDSTDGLFDGSIRWMAVLISMAVCIIVMVILFSCFCYKHYCKSMAKRHCYNRDLEQDEAFIPAGESLKDLIDQSQSSGSGSGLPLLVQRTIAKQIQMVRQVGKGRYGEVWMGKWRGEKVAVKVFFTTEEASWFRETEIYQTVLMRHENILGFIAADIKGTGSWTQLYLITDYHENGSLYDFLKCTTLDNRALLKLAYSAACGLCHLHTEIYGTQGKPAIAHRDLKSKNILIKKNGTCCIADLGLAVKFNSDTNEVDVPLNTRVGTKRYMAPEVLDESLNKNHFQPYIMADIYSFGLIIWEMARRCVTGGIVEEYQLPYYDMVPNDPSYEDMREVVCVKRLRPVVSNRWNSDECLRAILKLMSECWAHNPASRLTALRIKKTLAKMVESQDVKI